Proteins found in one Miscanthus floridulus cultivar M001 chromosome 4, ASM1932011v1, whole genome shotgun sequence genomic segment:
- the LOC136550579 gene encoding probable potassium transporter 9 isoform X1 has product MDPEFGVGTAPRKREPWRTTLLLAYQSLGVVYGDLSISPLYVYKSTFAEDITHSEGNEEIYGALSFVFWTLTLIPLLKYVTIVLRADDNGEGGTFALYSLICRHANVSLLPNRQVADEELSTYRLERPPEAAGRSGIKAWLEKHKNLHTALLVMVMIGTCMVIGDGVLTPAISVFSAVSGLELSLSKDQHEYAVIPITCAILVFLFALQHYGTHRVGFLFAPIILAWLLCMSTIGLYNIIRWNPQVYTALNPSYMVRFLRKTKKSGWMSLGGILLCMTGSEAMFADLGHFSYSAIQLAFTSLVYPSLILGYMGQAAYLSQHHNLDASYQIGFYIAVPGTPHYYMAFASVMNAESVRWPVLVLAILASVVGSQAIISGTFSIISQSQSLSCFPRVKVVHTSDKVHGQIYIPEVNWILMVLCIAVTVGFRNTKHMGNASGLAVITVMLVTTCLMSLVIMLCWDRSPWLALAFFLFFGSIESLYFSASLIKFLEGAWLPILLALILLAVMFVWHHTTIKKYEYDMHNKVTLEWLLALGDKLGMVRVPGIGLVYTDLTSGVPANFSRFVTNLPAFHRVLVFVCVKSVTVPHVLPAERYLVGRVGPPGHRSYRCIVRYGYRDVHQNVDSFETELVESLATFIKLDALFRCSDAGGGEQRDSNYYERENALTVIGSNPLRRHMGLGYDDSHSHDGASSDSDRVDGIELAAAAAAAPAVVKKQVRFAVAPPRSPGVDESVLEELHELCEAREAGTAFILGHSHVKTKPGSSLLKRLAVGVGYNFLRRNCRGPDVALRVPPASLLEVGMVYVL; this is encoded by the exons ATGGATCCCGAGTTTGGTGTCGGCACGGCGCCACGAAAG AGGGAGCCGTGGCGGACGACGCTGCTGCTGGCGTACCAGAGCCTCGGCGTGGTGTACGGCGACCTCAGCATCTCGCCGCTGTACGTGTACAAGAGCACCTTCGCCGAGGACATCACGCACTCGGAGGGCAACGAGGAGATCTACGGCGCCCTCTCCTTCGTCTTCTGGACGCTCACCCTCATCCCGCTCCTCAAGTACGTCACCATCGTCCTGCGCGCCGACGACAACGGCGAAG GAGGCACGTTCGCGCTCTACTCCCTCATCTGCCGCCACGCCAATGTCAGCCTCCTCCCCAACCGACAGGTCGCCGACGAGGAGCTCTCCACCTACAGGCTGGAGCGCCCGCCCGAGGCCGCCGGGAGGTCCGGCATCAAGGCCTGGCTTGAGAAGCACAAGAATCTGCACACCGCGCTGCTCGTCATGGTCATGATCGGCACCTGCATGGTCATCGGCGACGGCGTCCTTACGCCCGCCATCTCTG TGTTCTCCGCCGTCTCAGGGCTCGAGCTCTCCTTGTCCAAGGATCAGCATGAAT ATGCCGTCATTCCGATAACCTGCGCCATACTAGTATTCCTGTTCGCGCTCCAGCACTACGGCACCCATCGCGTAGGGTTCCTCTTCGCGCCGATCATCCTCGCCTGGCTGCTCTGCATGAGCACGATCGGCCTGTACAACATCATCCGCTGGAACCCCCAGGTCTACACGGCACTCAATCCCTCCTACATGGTCAGATTCCTCAGGAAGACAAAGAAGTCTGGCTGGATGTCCCTGGGAGGAATTCTGCTGTGCATGACAG GATCTGAAGCGATGTTCGCCGATCTTGGACACTTCTCCTACAGCGCGATCCAG CTTGCTTTCACTTCTTTGGTGTACCCTTCACTGATCCTGGGATACATGGGCCAAGCTGCTTATTTGTCCCAGCACCATAACCTTGACGCAAGCTACCAAATTGGATTCTACATTGCAGTTCCTGGTACGCCACACTACTACATG GCTTTTGCCTCTGTGATGAATGCAGAGAGTGTAAGATGGCCTGTGCTAGTGCTGGCGATCTTGGCGTCGGTGGTCGGCAGCCAGGCCATCATCAGCGGCACGTTCTCCATCATCAGCCAGAGCCAGTCTCTGAGCTGCTTCCCCAGGGTGAAAGTCGTGCACACGTCTGACAAAGTTCATGGCCAGATATACATCCCTGAGGTCAACTGGATCCTCATGGTCCTCTGCATTGCTGTCACCGTTGGTTTCCGTAACACCAAGCACATGGGAAACGCGTCTG GCTTGGCCGTGATCACGGTGATGTTGGTGACGACGTGCCTCATGTCCCTGGTGATCATGCTGTGCTGGGACCGGTCCCCATGGCTGGCCctcgccttcttcctcttcttcggcTCCATCGAGTCGCTCTACTTCTCGGCGTCGCTGATCAAGTTCCTGGAAGGCGCGTGGCTGCCGATCCTCCTGGCACTCATCCTGCTGGCCGTCATGTTCGTCTGGCACCACACGACGATCAAGAAGTACGAGTACGACATGCACAACAAGGTGACCCTGGAGTGGCTGCTGGCGCTGGGTGACAAGCTGGGCATGGTGCGCGTCCCGGGCATCGGCCTCGTCTACACCGACCTCACCTCCGGCGTGCCCGCCAACTTCTCCCGCTTCGTCACCAACCTGCCGGCGTTCCACCGGGTGCTGGTCTTCGTCTGTGTCAAGTCCGTGACGGTGCCGCACGTGCTCCCCGCCGAGCGCTACCTCGTCGGCCGCGTCGGCCCGCCGGGACACCGCTCCTACCGCTGCATCGTGCGCTACGGCTACCGCGACGTGCACCAGAACGTGGACTCCTTCGAGACGGAGCTTGTCGAGAGCCTCGCCACGTTCATCAAGCTGGACGCGCTATTCCGCTGCAgcgacgccggcggcggcgagcagcGGGACAGCAACTACTACGAGCGCGAGAACGCGCTGACGGTCATCGGGAGCAACCCGCTGCGGCGCCACATGGGCCTGGGCTATGACGACTCCCACTCCCACGACGGCGCGTCGTCTGACTCTGACCGCGTGGACGGTATAgagctcgcggcggcggcggcggccgcgccagCGGTCGTCAAGAAGCAGGTGAGGTTCGCAGTGGCGCCGCCCAGGAGCCCCGGCGTGGACGAGAGCGTGCTGGAGGAGCTGCACGAGCTGTGCGAAGCGCGGGAGGCCGGCACGGCGTTCATCCTGGGGCACTCGCACGTGAAGACCAAGCCCGGGTCGTCGCTGCTCAAGAGGCTGGCCGTCGGCGTCGGCTACAATTTCTTGCGTCGGAACTGCCGCGGCCCGGACGTGGCGCTGCGCGTGCCGCCGGCGTCGCTGCTCGAGGTGGGCATGGTGTACGTGCTGTGA
- the LOC136550579 gene encoding probable potassium transporter 9 isoform X2 has product MDPEFGVGTAPRKREPWRTTLLLAYQSLGVVYGDLSISPLYVYKSTFAEDITHSEGNEEIYGALSFVFWTLTLIPLLKYVTIVLRADDNGEGGTFALYSLICRHANVSLLPNRQVADEELSTYRLERPPEAAGRSGIKAWLEKHKNLHTALLVMVMIGTCMVIGDGVLTPAISVFSAVSGLELSLSKDQHEYAVIPITCAILVFLFALQHYGTHRVGFLFAPIILAWLLCMSTIGLYNIIRWNPQVYTALNPSYMVRFLRKTKKSGWMSLGGILLCMTGSEAMFADLGHFSYSAIQLAFTSLVYPSLILGYMGQAAYLSQHHNLDASYQIGFYIAVPESVRWPVLVLAILASVVGSQAIISGTFSIISQSQSLSCFPRVKVVHTSDKVHGQIYIPEVNWILMVLCIAVTVGFRNTKHMGNASGLAVITVMLVTTCLMSLVIMLCWDRSPWLALAFFLFFGSIESLYFSASLIKFLEGAWLPILLALILLAVMFVWHHTTIKKYEYDMHNKVTLEWLLALGDKLGMVRVPGIGLVYTDLTSGVPANFSRFVTNLPAFHRVLVFVCVKSVTVPHVLPAERYLVGRVGPPGHRSYRCIVRYGYRDVHQNVDSFETELVESLATFIKLDALFRCSDAGGGEQRDSNYYERENALTVIGSNPLRRHMGLGYDDSHSHDGASSDSDRVDGIELAAAAAAAPAVVKKQVRFAVAPPRSPGVDESVLEELHELCEAREAGTAFILGHSHVKTKPGSSLLKRLAVGVGYNFLRRNCRGPDVALRVPPASLLEVGMVYVL; this is encoded by the exons ATGGATCCCGAGTTTGGTGTCGGCACGGCGCCACGAAAG AGGGAGCCGTGGCGGACGACGCTGCTGCTGGCGTACCAGAGCCTCGGCGTGGTGTACGGCGACCTCAGCATCTCGCCGCTGTACGTGTACAAGAGCACCTTCGCCGAGGACATCACGCACTCGGAGGGCAACGAGGAGATCTACGGCGCCCTCTCCTTCGTCTTCTGGACGCTCACCCTCATCCCGCTCCTCAAGTACGTCACCATCGTCCTGCGCGCCGACGACAACGGCGAAG GAGGCACGTTCGCGCTCTACTCCCTCATCTGCCGCCACGCCAATGTCAGCCTCCTCCCCAACCGACAGGTCGCCGACGAGGAGCTCTCCACCTACAGGCTGGAGCGCCCGCCCGAGGCCGCCGGGAGGTCCGGCATCAAGGCCTGGCTTGAGAAGCACAAGAATCTGCACACCGCGCTGCTCGTCATGGTCATGATCGGCACCTGCATGGTCATCGGCGACGGCGTCCTTACGCCCGCCATCTCTG TGTTCTCCGCCGTCTCAGGGCTCGAGCTCTCCTTGTCCAAGGATCAGCATGAAT ATGCCGTCATTCCGATAACCTGCGCCATACTAGTATTCCTGTTCGCGCTCCAGCACTACGGCACCCATCGCGTAGGGTTCCTCTTCGCGCCGATCATCCTCGCCTGGCTGCTCTGCATGAGCACGATCGGCCTGTACAACATCATCCGCTGGAACCCCCAGGTCTACACGGCACTCAATCCCTCCTACATGGTCAGATTCCTCAGGAAGACAAAGAAGTCTGGCTGGATGTCCCTGGGAGGAATTCTGCTGTGCATGACAG GATCTGAAGCGATGTTCGCCGATCTTGGACACTTCTCCTACAGCGCGATCCAG CTTGCTTTCACTTCTTTGGTGTACCCTTCACTGATCCTGGGATACATGGGCCAAGCTGCTTATTTGTCCCAGCACCATAACCTTGACGCAAGCTACCAAATTGGATTCTACATTGCAGTTCCTG AGAGTGTAAGATGGCCTGTGCTAGTGCTGGCGATCTTGGCGTCGGTGGTCGGCAGCCAGGCCATCATCAGCGGCACGTTCTCCATCATCAGCCAGAGCCAGTCTCTGAGCTGCTTCCCCAGGGTGAAAGTCGTGCACACGTCTGACAAAGTTCATGGCCAGATATACATCCCTGAGGTCAACTGGATCCTCATGGTCCTCTGCATTGCTGTCACCGTTGGTTTCCGTAACACCAAGCACATGGGAAACGCGTCTG GCTTGGCCGTGATCACGGTGATGTTGGTGACGACGTGCCTCATGTCCCTGGTGATCATGCTGTGCTGGGACCGGTCCCCATGGCTGGCCctcgccttcttcctcttcttcggcTCCATCGAGTCGCTCTACTTCTCGGCGTCGCTGATCAAGTTCCTGGAAGGCGCGTGGCTGCCGATCCTCCTGGCACTCATCCTGCTGGCCGTCATGTTCGTCTGGCACCACACGACGATCAAGAAGTACGAGTACGACATGCACAACAAGGTGACCCTGGAGTGGCTGCTGGCGCTGGGTGACAAGCTGGGCATGGTGCGCGTCCCGGGCATCGGCCTCGTCTACACCGACCTCACCTCCGGCGTGCCCGCCAACTTCTCCCGCTTCGTCACCAACCTGCCGGCGTTCCACCGGGTGCTGGTCTTCGTCTGTGTCAAGTCCGTGACGGTGCCGCACGTGCTCCCCGCCGAGCGCTACCTCGTCGGCCGCGTCGGCCCGCCGGGACACCGCTCCTACCGCTGCATCGTGCGCTACGGCTACCGCGACGTGCACCAGAACGTGGACTCCTTCGAGACGGAGCTTGTCGAGAGCCTCGCCACGTTCATCAAGCTGGACGCGCTATTCCGCTGCAgcgacgccggcggcggcgagcagcGGGACAGCAACTACTACGAGCGCGAGAACGCGCTGACGGTCATCGGGAGCAACCCGCTGCGGCGCCACATGGGCCTGGGCTATGACGACTCCCACTCCCACGACGGCGCGTCGTCTGACTCTGACCGCGTGGACGGTATAgagctcgcggcggcggcggcggccgcgccagCGGTCGTCAAGAAGCAGGTGAGGTTCGCAGTGGCGCCGCCCAGGAGCCCCGGCGTGGACGAGAGCGTGCTGGAGGAGCTGCACGAGCTGTGCGAAGCGCGGGAGGCCGGCACGGCGTTCATCCTGGGGCACTCGCACGTGAAGACCAAGCCCGGGTCGTCGCTGCTCAAGAGGCTGGCCGTCGGCGTCGGCTACAATTTCTTGCGTCGGAACTGCCGCGGCCCGGACGTGGCGCTGCGCGTGCCGCCGGCGTCGCTGCTCGAGGTGGGCATGGTGTACGTGCTGTGA